The following are encoded together in the Streptomyces sp. NBC_01465 genome:
- a CDS encoding sensor histidine kinase, with protein sequence MTDHAPHERLSSRLRSWARLVGRTLVGETEQAPGNAGRAADVALALACGVLSTLALDSIHQLGLVTDHVTSVVITWGVAATLLLRRTYPEICVAAAVAATLASDDRTPLFFAAYALTAYGRRWRWTWVAVAAAGYFAIREFALPHTPADRLPVFYVNSAILLPALFGETVRRHRAAMVALRAQARLAHAAVTQAADLAVLEERTRIAQQTHDELGHRLTALTLQATALRQDVAGDEKLSERASAIEESARGAMAGVREALDMMRDPAGHGGSGEGLDFSRFLASLARNMRATGMEVRHEVHGDLSGLDPEDVTLLRRAGREGLTNAAKYARGADVTLRLAAEGEWIRLDVENGPAGLSPVVADSGGMGLSGLRTAVTAAGGRLSAGPAAGGGHLLSVALPDRRGAG encoded by the coding sequence GTGACGGACCATGCGCCCCACGAGCGGCTGAGCTCCCGGCTCCGGTCCTGGGCGCGGCTCGTCGGGCGGACGCTGGTCGGAGAGACGGAGCAGGCGCCGGGGAACGCCGGCCGGGCCGCCGACGTGGCGCTGGCCCTGGCGTGCGGCGTGCTGTCCACGCTGGCGCTCGACAGCATCCACCAGCTGGGTCTGGTGACCGACCATGTGACGAGCGTGGTGATCACCTGGGGCGTGGCCGCGACGCTGCTGCTGCGCCGCACGTACCCCGAGATATGCGTGGCGGCGGCGGTCGCCGCGACCCTCGCCTCCGACGACCGGACCCCGCTGTTCTTCGCCGCGTACGCACTGACCGCGTACGGCCGCAGATGGCGCTGGACCTGGGTGGCGGTCGCCGCCGCCGGCTATTTCGCGATCCGCGAGTTCGCCCTCCCGCACACCCCCGCCGACCGGCTGCCGGTGTTCTACGTGAACAGCGCGATCCTGCTGCCCGCCCTGTTCGGCGAGACCGTACGGCGCCACCGGGCCGCCATGGTCGCGCTGCGGGCCCAGGCGCGGCTGGCGCACGCGGCCGTGACGCAGGCCGCCGATCTGGCCGTACTGGAGGAACGCACCCGCATCGCCCAGCAGACCCACGACGAGCTCGGCCACCGGCTCACCGCCCTGACCCTGCAGGCCACGGCCCTGCGCCAGGACGTGGCCGGCGACGAGAAACTCTCCGAGCGGGCCTCGGCCATCGAGGAGTCGGCCCGGGGCGCGATGGCCGGAGTGCGCGAGGCGCTGGACATGATGCGAGATCCGGCGGGCCACGGCGGATCCGGCGAAGGCCTGGACTTCTCGCGCTTCCTGGCCTCGCTGGCCCGCAACATGCGGGCGACCGGGATGGAGGTGCGCCACGAGGTGCACGGCGACCTGTCCGGGCTGGACCCCGAGGACGTGACGCTGCTGCGCAGGGCGGGCCGCGAGGGGCTCACCAACGCGGCCAAGTACGCGCGCGGCGCCGACGTGACCCTGCGGCTCGCGGCGGAGGGCGAGTGGATCCGGCTGGACGTCGAGAACGGCCCGGCGGGTCTTTCCCCGGTGGTCGCCGACTCGGGCGGCATGGGGCTGAGCGGGTTGCGTACGGCGGTCACCGCGGCCGGCGGGCGGCTGAGCGCCGGGCCCGCGGCGGGCGGCGGGCACCTGCTCAGCGTCGCGTTGCCGGACCGGCGCGGGGCTGGTTGA
- a CDS encoding MMPL family transporter: protein MRTHPIRMARWSARHPWRALIGWFVFVALCLGAGIAAGSNAAQTEDFWVGEAGHAESMATQGGLQRRPLEHVMISAASGGRLDATASASAVRDITERMGRLPEVAGVAAPVRSADGAAVRVTVTLKGPELDAKKNVVPLLAETEKVAASHPGLVVEESGSPAISKGVNDQRGDDLALSERITLPVTLVILLLVFGSVVMAGLPLLLALSSIAATLGLSMLASHLLPDPGVGTNMILLIGLAVGVDYTLFYLKREREERARAGGRLSPEALVELAAATAGRAIVVSGLAVIVSTATLYLATDVIFSSLATGTILVVAVAVVSSLTVLPALLVKFGHRADRREAKKAARRARTGKPVTTKPVKPENGRVFTALLRPAQRHPAIALCVSVLIMLGVAAPALGMKLIDPGKDTFSRSIPAMQVYDRLTAKFPDLLVKHEVVARSTPDRAAEVKQALLDLGRRAQADPLFAKHTAPTVRTSSDGRISVLELAVPHPAPSRQAIDSLDHVRTDYLPATAGRLPGVETAVSGDVARGQDYVHDEKGKLPLVLGALLLLTFVMTAVAFRSVMIALIGVVLNLLSAGAALGALVLVFQGSWAEGLLGFDSLGAIASRVPLFLFVILFGLSMDYQVFVVSRIKEAMDNGMTARAAVLDGIGRSAKVVTSAAMVMVTVFAAFVFLHLTEMKQMGFCLAVAVLLDAVVIRMVILPSILLLLGDRAWWPLRPSRRKEPTPTVGRTLENVI from the coding sequence ATGAGAACTCACCCCATTCGCATGGCACGTTGGAGCGCCCGGCACCCGTGGCGCGCCCTCATCGGCTGGTTCGTGTTCGTCGCCCTCTGCCTCGGCGCAGGCATCGCCGCGGGCAGCAACGCGGCCCAGACAGAGGACTTCTGGGTCGGAGAGGCAGGGCACGCCGAGTCCATGGCGACCCAGGGAGGCCTGCAGCGCCGGCCCCTCGAACACGTCATGATCAGCGCAGCATCGGGCGGTCGGCTCGACGCGACGGCGTCCGCCTCGGCGGTTCGTGACATCACTGAACGGATGGGCCGGCTTCCCGAAGTGGCCGGCGTGGCAGCCCCGGTGCGTTCCGCGGACGGGGCGGCGGTGCGCGTCACGGTGACCCTGAAGGGACCCGAGCTGGACGCCAAGAAGAACGTCGTCCCGCTCCTCGCCGAGACCGAGAAGGTGGCAGCGAGCCACCCCGGCCTCGTCGTCGAGGAGAGCGGATCACCCGCCATCAGCAAGGGAGTCAACGATCAGCGCGGCGACGACCTCGCCCTCTCCGAGCGCATCACCCTGCCGGTCACGCTCGTGATCCTGCTGCTCGTCTTCGGCTCCGTCGTCATGGCCGGCCTGCCCCTGCTCCTGGCGCTCTCCTCGATCGCCGCCACCCTGGGCCTGTCGATGCTGGCGTCCCACCTGCTCCCCGACCCTGGGGTCGGGACCAACATGATCCTGCTCATCGGTCTGGCCGTCGGCGTCGACTACACGCTCTTCTACCTCAAGCGCGAGCGCGAGGAGCGGGCCCGTGCGGGCGGCCGCCTCAGCCCCGAGGCACTGGTCGAGCTCGCAGCGGCCACGGCGGGCCGGGCCATCGTCGTATCGGGCCTCGCGGTGATCGTCTCGACCGCCACCCTCTACCTGGCGACGGACGTCATCTTCTCCTCGCTCGCCACGGGCACGATCCTGGTGGTGGCGGTCGCCGTGGTCAGCTCCCTCACCGTGCTCCCCGCCCTGCTGGTGAAGTTCGGCCACCGGGCGGACCGCCGCGAGGCCAAGAAGGCCGCCCGCCGGGCCCGCACGGGCAAGCCCGTCACCACCAAGCCCGTGAAGCCCGAGAACGGACGGGTGTTCACCGCCCTGTTGCGGCCCGCACAGCGCCACCCGGCGATCGCCCTGTGCGTCTCCGTGCTGATCATGCTCGGTGTGGCTGCACCGGCGCTCGGCATGAAGCTCATCGACCCCGGCAAGGACACCTTCTCGCGCTCGATCCCTGCCATGCAGGTGTACGACCGGCTCACCGCGAAGTTCCCCGACCTCCTGGTCAAGCACGAGGTCGTCGCCCGGTCGACGCCCGACCGGGCCGCCGAGGTGAAGCAGGCCCTGCTGGACCTGGGACGTCGCGCCCAGGCGGACCCGCTGTTCGCCAAGCACACCGCACCGACGGTGCGTACGTCGTCCGACGGCCGCATCAGCGTGCTGGAACTGGCCGTTCCGCACCCCGCCCCCTCCCGGCAGGCGATCGATTCACTGGACCACGTCCGCACGGACTATCTGCCCGCCACCGCAGGCAGGCTGCCCGGTGTGGAGACGGCCGTGAGCGGTGACGTCGCCCGCGGCCAGGACTATGTCCACGACGAGAAGGGCAAGCTTCCGCTCGTCCTGGGCGCCCTGCTCCTGCTGACCTTCGTGATGACGGCGGTCGCCTTCCGCTCGGTGATGATCGCCCTCATCGGAGTTGTCCTCAACCTCCTCTCCGCGGGCGCCGCGCTCGGCGCCCTGGTCCTGGTCTTCCAAGGGAGCTGGGCGGAGGGCCTGTTGGGATTCGACTCCCTCGGTGCGATCGCCTCCCGCGTGCCGCTCTTCCTCTTCGTCATCCTCTTCGGCCTGTCGATGGACTACCAGGTGTTCGTGGTCAGCCGCATCAAGGAGGCCATGGACAACGGAATGACGGCCCGCGCAGCGGTACTGGACGGCATAGGCCGGTCGGCCAAGGTGGTCACCAGCGCCGCGATGGTCATGGTCACGGTGTTCGCCGCCTTCGTCTTCCTCCATCTCACCGAGATGAAGCAGATGGGCTTCTGCCTGGCGGTGGCCGTGCTGCTGGACGCCGTGGTCATCCGGATGGTGATCCTGCCGTCGATCCTGCTGCTGCTCGGCGACCGGGCCTGGTGGCCCCTGCGCCCCTCGCGGCGCAAGGAGCCCACGCCCACCGTCGGCCGCACCCTCGAGAACGTAATCTGA
- a CDS encoding S53 family peptidase, whose product MRIARPRSRAGATTAGATALVAAALIATPLGSTANAADAHAVPPTKAVPAVAGQRLVSGVSSPLPIEQCQAQWKIACYSPIQYRQAYNLNPLYKSGITGKGRTIVIVDSFGSPTIQHDLDVYSKQFGMKSTTVQVKKWGHVPAFDPKNADMTGWAGETTLDVEMAHAVAPDAKIVLVETAVAETEGVTGLPEMMSAEKSLVDHGVGDVITQSFGATENTFPGFDQGNFSSIGKLRYAFKDAAAHGVTVLASSGDGGATDSTADGQGYYKERVNSWPSSDPLVTSIGGTQLHLNDKGDRISPDSVYNDYGAGGGGQSHVFSRPSFQNGVKNVVGARRGTPDISMAAAVNGGAWTYSSFDPTAVGWDVYGGTSEASPLFSGIVALADQAAGHRVGDINSALYSLARSKSSGIVDVNDGTNNTYEGVTGYTAVNGYDMATGVGTVDAARFVTALARAGGRHH is encoded by the coding sequence ATGCGCATAGCCCGTCCCCGGTCCCGTGCCGGAGCCACAACGGCCGGGGCCACCGCCCTTGTTGCCGCTGCGTTGATAGCCACCCCGCTGGGGAGCACCGCCAACGCGGCGGATGCCCATGCCGTGCCGCCCACCAAGGCGGTTCCGGCTGTCGCGGGGCAGCGGCTCGTCAGCGGGGTGAGCAGCCCTCTGCCCATCGAGCAGTGCCAGGCCCAGTGGAAGATCGCCTGCTACAGCCCGATCCAGTACCGGCAGGCGTACAACCTCAATCCGCTGTACAAGTCCGGGATCACCGGCAAGGGCCGCACGATCGTCATCGTCGACTCGTTCGGCTCTCCGACCATCCAGCACGATCTGGACGTCTACAGCAAGCAGTTCGGGATGAAGAGCACCACGGTGCAGGTCAAGAAGTGGGGTCATGTCCCCGCGTTCGACCCGAAGAACGCCGACATGACCGGCTGGGCCGGTGAGACCACGCTCGATGTGGAGATGGCTCACGCCGTCGCGCCGGACGCGAAGATCGTGCTCGTCGAGACCGCGGTCGCCGAGACCGAGGGCGTCACCGGGCTGCCGGAGATGATGTCCGCGGAGAAGTCCCTCGTCGACCACGGCGTCGGTGATGTGATCACGCAGAGCTTCGGGGCGACGGAGAACACGTTCCCCGGCTTCGACCAGGGGAACTTCTCCAGCATCGGCAAGCTGCGCTACGCCTTCAAGGACGCCGCCGCTCATGGCGTGACCGTCCTCGCCTCCTCCGGTGACGGCGGTGCGACCGACAGCACCGCGGACGGGCAGGGGTACTACAAGGAGCGCGTCAACTCCTGGCCGTCCTCGGACCCGTTGGTGACGTCCATCGGCGGCACGCAGCTGCATCTGAACGACAAGGGAGACCGCATCTCGCCGGACAGCGTGTACAACGACTACGGCGCCGGTGGCGGCGGGCAGTCGCATGTGTTCTCCCGGCCCTCGTTCCAGAACGGGGTGAAGAACGTCGTCGGCGCGCGTCGTGGCACCCCTGACATCTCGATGGCCGCCGCGGTCAACGGCGGTGCCTGGACCTACTCCAGCTTCGACCCCACCGCGGTCGGCTGGGACGTCTACGGGGGCACGAGCGAGGCCAGCCCGCTGTTCTCCGGGATCGTCGCCCTCGCCGACCAGGCCGCCGGCCACCGGGTCGGGGACATCAACAGCGCGCTGTACTCCCTGGCGAGGAGCAAGTCGTCCGGCATCGTTGATGTCAACGACGGTACGAACAACACCTATGAGGGTGTGACCGGCTACACCGCGGTCAACGGCTACGACATGGCCACCGGCGTCGGCACCGTCGACGCGGCCCGGTTCGTGACGGCTCTCGCCCGGGCGGGCGGCCGGCACCACTGA
- a CDS encoding response regulator transcription factor, with the protein MTVAPHPPSPLRVLLADDHTVMRAGLVALLASEPTIDIVGEAGDGREAVQLVEQLKPDVVLLDLRMPVLDGVGATTEILAGPTATRVLILTTYDTDADIERGVEAGATGYLLKDATRDQLVEAIHSASRGETVLAPRVAQRLVAKMRQPAPVALTPREADVLNAVAEGLSNAEIGRRLFIGEATVKTHLLRIFAKLDVSDRTRAVVVAMNSGLLERS; encoded by the coding sequence ATGACAGTTGCTCCGCACCCCCCATCGCCCCTGCGCGTGCTCCTGGCCGACGACCACACGGTCATGCGCGCCGGACTGGTCGCCCTGCTGGCCTCCGAACCCACCATCGACATCGTCGGCGAGGCCGGCGACGGCCGCGAAGCGGTCCAGCTCGTCGAGCAGCTCAAGCCCGACGTGGTCCTGCTCGACCTGCGGATGCCCGTCCTCGACGGGGTGGGCGCCACCACGGAGATACTCGCGGGCCCGACGGCGACCCGGGTGCTGATCCTCACCACGTACGACACGGACGCGGACATCGAACGCGGTGTGGAAGCGGGTGCGACGGGCTACCTCCTCAAGGACGCCACCCGTGACCAGTTGGTCGAGGCGATCCACTCCGCCTCGCGCGGGGAGACGGTCCTGGCCCCGCGGGTGGCACAACGCCTGGTGGCGAAGATGCGACAACCCGCGCCCGTCGCCCTCACCCCACGCGAGGCGGACGTCCTCAACGCGGTGGCAGAGGGCCTGTCCAACGCGGAGATCGGCCGGCGTCTGTTCATCGGCGAGGCCACGGTGAAGACCCACCTCCTGCGGATCTTCGCGAAGCTCGACGTCAGCGACCGTACGCGCGCGGTGGTGGTGGCGATGAACTCGGGCCTGCTGGAGAGGAGTTGA
- a CDS encoding sensor histidine kinase, protein MLQRPQRGDPFWLRALLWWEGFSWALIVLIALGTLVGGTPAPRKYGLLALLAVLALCYTLVRGFPRNWLVRPYGYLCVLVLVLGGVSFLESGFGVLYTVTLVQFVVFVDSLRSALVYSALGATAITLGATVRDGWSADLLASNTVSSLGVYAVGAVIAILTPKALAMRDERAQLRADLKTAQWELTQVYQRQGAAEERERLAREIHDTLAQGFASIIVLAEAARAGLSATPDRSAQQLHSIEQTARENLAEARILVGAAPHSTVADGSIATTLRRTLDRFTEDTGLTVTAELAELTDADCDRPVRVALLRCTQESLANVRKHAEASTVGVVLALHPHGIELEITDDGRGFVVGESPGFGLNGMRRRLAEFGGSLAITSSLGDGTRMLATLPLNGRS, encoded by the coding sequence ATGCTTCAACGACCGCAGCGCGGCGACCCGTTCTGGCTGAGGGCGCTCCTCTGGTGGGAGGGCTTCTCCTGGGCGCTCATCGTCCTGATCGCCCTGGGCACACTGGTCGGGGGCACCCCCGCACCGAGGAAGTACGGGTTGCTGGCGCTGCTCGCCGTGCTCGCGCTCTGCTACACGCTCGTACGCGGCTTCCCCCGCAACTGGCTGGTCCGCCCGTACGGCTATCTCTGCGTCCTCGTCCTCGTACTGGGCGGAGTCTCATTCCTGGAGTCCGGGTTCGGAGTGCTGTACACGGTGACGCTCGTGCAGTTCGTCGTCTTCGTGGACAGCCTCAGGTCCGCACTCGTCTACTCCGCGCTCGGCGCCACGGCCATCACCCTCGGCGCGACGGTACGGGACGGCTGGTCGGCCGACCTCCTGGCCTCCAACACCGTCTCCTCGCTCGGTGTGTACGCGGTGGGTGCGGTGATAGCGATACTGACACCCAAGGCGCTGGCCATGCGTGACGAACGGGCCCAGCTGCGAGCCGACTTGAAGACGGCGCAGTGGGAGCTGACCCAGGTGTACCAGCGGCAGGGTGCGGCGGAGGAGCGTGAACGCCTCGCCAGGGAAATCCACGACACCCTCGCCCAGGGCTTCGCCTCCATCATCGTGCTCGCCGAGGCGGCCCGCGCGGGTCTCTCCGCCACCCCCGACCGCAGCGCCCAGCAACTCCACTCCATCGAGCAGACCGCCCGCGAGAATCTGGCGGAGGCCCGGATCCTGGTCGGTGCCGCCCCGCACAGCACGGTGGCCGACGGTTCGATCGCCACGACCCTCCGCCGTACGCTGGACCGCTTCACCGAGGACACCGGCCTCACGGTCACCGCGGAGCTTGCGGAGCTGACGGACGCCGACTGCGACCGGCCGGTTCGGGTGGCCCTCCTGCGCTGCACCCAGGAGTCCCTGGCCAATGTGCGCAAACACGCGGAGGCCTCCACGGTCGGCGTCGTCCTGGCGCTCCACCCCCACGGCATCGAGCTCGAAATCACCGACGACGGGCGCGGGTTCGTCGTCGGGGAGTCACCCGGCTTCGGCCTGAACGGCATGCGCAGACGCCTTGCCGAGTTCGGCGGATCACTCGCCATCACCAGTTCGCTCGGCGACGGCACCCGGATGCTCGCCACCCTCCCTCTGAACGGCCGGTCCTGA
- a CDS encoding response regulator transcription factor codes for MTVRVLIVDDQSIIRSGLRAVLGAYDDVEVAAEAADGAEAVGLARELRPDVILMDLVMPKIGGIEATVQIMRPDDPPRILVLTSFQTDDLVLDALEAGASGFLLKDARPEELIAAVRAVAAGGSAMSPEIMGRLVERAGSRAPAVSDDVREKLDTLTGSEREVLRLIGSGLTNQQIATELHLSPASVKTYVSRMLARLGLDNRTQAAILAYETGLLGDGSAEA; via the coding sequence GTGACCGTCCGAGTGCTGATCGTGGACGACCAGAGCATCATCCGCAGCGGGCTGCGTGCGGTGCTCGGTGCGTACGACGACGTCGAGGTGGCCGCCGAGGCCGCCGACGGTGCGGAGGCCGTCGGCCTCGCCCGCGAGCTCCGGCCCGACGTGATCCTGATGGACCTGGTGATGCCGAAGATCGGCGGGATCGAGGCGACCGTCCAGATCATGCGGCCGGACGACCCGCCCCGGATCCTCGTCCTGACCAGCTTCCAGACGGACGACCTGGTGCTCGACGCGCTGGAGGCGGGGGCGTCGGGCTTCCTGCTCAAGGACGCGCGGCCCGAGGAGCTGATCGCCGCCGTACGGGCCGTTGCGGCGGGCGGCAGTGCGATGTCCCCGGAGATCATGGGCCGGCTGGTGGAGCGCGCAGGGTCCCGGGCTCCGGCCGTGTCCGACGACGTACGGGAGAAGCTCGACACCCTCACCGGCAGCGAGCGCGAGGTGCTGCGGCTGATCGGCTCTGGCCTCACCAACCAGCAGATCGCCACCGAGCTGCATCTCTCGCCGGCCAGCGTGAAGACGTACGTCTCGCGGATGCTCGCCCGGCTCGGGCTGGACAACCGGACGCAGGCGGCGATCCTGGCGTACGAGACCGGGCTGCTCGGCGACGGTTCCGCGGAAGCCTGA
- a CDS encoding alpha/beta hydrolase family esterase: MPLLLPRTSRPWYGALLLALALAFTAGCGGSDEPSPPSPPSASPSASGHPASDTREQLSVDGTTRTYLLHRPTARTGAPQPLVIAFHGSGESATGMRERTGLDSAAGARNMLIAYPEGLQHAWGAGAAATKERPDPDADVRFTEALVRELVRTGKADPKRVYAVGFSNGGSMALRVAAQRPGLVAGAASVAGQLPTGAARVRPTGAVPVLLVHGADDPVRPVGGLPHPGPARPGAAPITPTMSSLASAEAFAAVDGAGAAVKQSRTGYDRTVWSPGPSGAGVELLVMHGAGHTWPGTSATPPAGFGKVSTALDATATILAFFAGTSPLS; this comes from the coding sequence ATGCCTCTGCTTCTGCCTCGCACGTCACGTCCTTGGTACGGCGCACTGCTGCTCGCCCTCGCCCTCGCCTTCACCGCAGGCTGCGGCGGTTCTGACGAACCGTCCCCGCCCTCGCCTCCTTCGGCCTCCCCCTCCGCTTCCGGTCACCCCGCCTCGGACACCCGGGAACAGCTCAGCGTGGACGGCACCACCCGTACCTACCTCCTGCACCGCCCCACCGCCCGCACAGGCGCACCCCAACCGCTGGTCATCGCCTTCCACGGCAGCGGCGAAAGCGCGACCGGCATGCGCGAGAGGACCGGCCTGGACAGCGCCGCCGGCGCCCGCAACATGTTGATCGCCTACCCCGAGGGCCTGCAGCACGCCTGGGGTGCGGGCGCCGCCGCCACCAAGGAGCGGCCGGACCCCGACGCGGACGTGCGGTTCACCGAGGCGCTGGTGCGGGAGTTGGTCCGTACGGGAAAGGCCGACCCGAAGCGCGTCTACGCCGTCGGCTTCTCCAACGGAGGCTCCATGGCCCTGCGCGTGGCCGCCCAGCGCCCAGGACTTGTGGCCGGAGCCGCCTCGGTGGCGGGCCAACTCCCCACCGGAGCCGCACGGGTCAGGCCCACCGGAGCCGTCCCCGTCCTGCTCGTCCACGGCGCCGACGACCCGGTCCGCCCTGTCGGCGGCCTGCCCCACCCGGGCCCTGCCCGCCCGGGCGCGGCTCCGATCACGCCGACCATGTCGTCCCTGGCCAGCGCCGAGGCGTTCGCCGCCGTGGACGGAGCGGGGGCGGCGGTGAAGCAGTCCAGGACGGGCTACGACCGCACCGTGTGGAGTCCGGGCCCGTCCGGCGCCGGGGTCGAACTCCTGGTCATGCACGGGGCGGGCCACACCTGGCCGGGGACGTCGGCCACCCCGCCGGCGGGATTCGGCAAGGTGAGCACGGCGCTGGATGCGACCGCCACGATCCTCGCCTTTTTCGCGGGGACATCTCCATTGTCCTGA
- a CDS encoding MAB_1171c family putative transporter, producing the protein MAIRLQCVLSGFLCVALLLKTVRLRHRPSRSQPTTMLMVALVCFTCAALAGLPAVRHDVPFEDRPGVASITMDTGVSISLALLATYLWRPLSGGDDRPWWRGRLFLAACTVSAFLALLMATTPSDRRTTPLHDKYADDWRIVGIYVVGNLFFLYCSGTSAVACVRITRVVHGHVAVAVGVGAVGMTAYAITCVNRLGLVVAQLVSDSSFASYSAANFVLTGAAILACVLGLYFVFLWRAAAALRHLCADLRVLRRLKPLWRRLTTLYPHVVLPPESGVRGLRDRVDISYLRYRCEIECQDALLLLSGEDDPGEKALLHSLESEFRTLV; encoded by the coding sequence GTGGCCATCCGGCTCCAGTGCGTCCTGTCCGGATTCCTCTGCGTGGCCCTGCTGCTGAAGACCGTCCGGTTGAGACACAGACCGTCGCGCAGCCAGCCCACGACGATGCTGATGGTGGCCCTGGTCTGCTTCACCTGCGCCGCCCTGGCGGGTCTGCCCGCCGTACGGCACGACGTGCCCTTCGAGGACCGCCCCGGAGTCGCGTCGATCACCATGGACACCGGCGTGTCCATCAGCCTGGCCCTCCTCGCCACCTACCTGTGGCGCCCCCTGTCCGGCGGGGACGACCGACCCTGGTGGCGGGGGAGACTCTTTCTCGCGGCGTGCACGGTCAGCGCCTTCCTCGCCCTCCTCATGGCCACGACACCCTCGGACCGGCGTACCACTCCCCTGCATGACAAGTACGCCGACGACTGGCGGATCGTCGGGATCTACGTCGTCGGCAATCTCTTCTTCCTCTACTGCTCGGGCACGTCCGCCGTCGCCTGCGTACGCATCACGCGCGTCGTGCACGGGCACGTCGCCGTCGCCGTCGGGGTGGGCGCTGTCGGAATGACCGCGTACGCCATCACCTGTGTCAACCGCCTCGGCCTGGTGGTCGCCCAACTCGTCTCCGACAGCTCGTTCGCCTCCTACAGCGCCGCCAACTTCGTCCTGACCGGAGCGGCGATCCTCGCCTGCGTCCTGGGCCTGTACTTCGTCTTCCTGTGGCGTGCGGCGGCGGCGTTGCGCCACCTCTGCGCCGACCTGCGCGTCCTGCGCCGACTCAAGCCGCTCTGGAGACGCCTCACCACGCTGTATCCGCATGTGGTTCTGCCGCCTGAGAGCGGAGTGCGCGGTCTCCGGGATCGCGTCGACATCTCCTACCTGAGGTATCGCTGCGAGATCGAATGCCAGGACGCCCTGCTCCTGCTGTCGGGCGAGGACGATCCCGGGGAGAAGGCGCTGCTGCACTCGCTGGAGTCCGAGTTCCGCACCTTGGTGTGA
- a CDS encoding Ig-like domain-containing protein, with product MTYGKLRIAVMAGAVGVGPVAVAGTAFAEETHGTQGTREVRTADAQVRGNPLITSPAIGSILSTSLPTLTGTGIAGATIQVTTVGDTGRILGTTTVGADNTWSVTLGVDTPYAVANLKATQLLDGAEVGWASRNYFVQVAPVVNAPADGSGLSSPRPEFRGTGVPGAQIRLVVDGTVIGTTTVGGDRQWSVTPVRDLDYGTQTVNVVQSDGGSLVFLDASTPVELTLEAAAPVITGPADGAEIAPGKAEFTGTGQPGETITLTDAAGTVLGSATVREDGSWTVTVDDLREGGHIVTATDDAGRASSITVTVKAAATGPGPGGETPADTKTEAAKPAKPAKPAKPSQAAEPAKPSQPAKASKPAEASKPSKAAEASKPAESPARDGALARTGSDFPVELVGISAAALLAAGGCTVIALRRRRNHG from the coding sequence ATGACCTACGGGAAGCTCAGGATCGCCGTGATGGCCGGTGCGGTCGGTGTGGGGCCGGTGGCGGTCGCGGGAACGGCGTTCGCCGAGGAGACGCACGGGACGCAGGGGACGCGTGAGGTGCGGACGGCCGACGCCCAGGTCCGCGGCAACCCGCTGATCACCTCGCCCGCGATCGGCTCCATCCTCTCCACGTCGCTGCCGACCCTCACCGGTACGGGCATCGCCGGCGCCACGATCCAGGTGACGACGGTGGGCGACACGGGGCGGATCCTGGGCACGACGACGGTCGGCGCGGACAACACCTGGTCGGTGACGCTCGGCGTCGACACCCCGTACGCCGTCGCGAACCTCAAGGCCACGCAACTGCTGGACGGCGCGGAGGTCGGCTGGGCCAGCCGCAACTACTTCGTGCAGGTGGCGCCCGTGGTCAACGCCCCGGCCGACGGCTCCGGCCTCTCCTCGCCGCGCCCCGAGTTCCGCGGGACCGGGGTGCCCGGCGCCCAGATCCGTCTGGTCGTCGACGGCACGGTGATCGGGACCACCACGGTGGGCGGCGACCGGCAGTGGTCGGTGACCCCGGTCAGGGACCTCGACTACGGCACGCAGACAGTCAACGTTGTGCAGAGCGACGGGGGTTCCCTGGTCTTCCTGGACGCGAGCACCCCGGTCGAGCTGACCCTCGAAGCGGCTGCTCCCGTCATCACCGGACCGGCGGACGGGGCCGAAATAGCCCCGGGCAAGGCGGAGTTCACGGGCACGGGTCAGCCCGGCGAGACCATCACGCTGACGGACGCGGCGGGGACTGTCCTCGGCAGTGCGACCGTACGGGAGGACGGCAGCTGGACCGTCACGGTCGACGACCTGCGCGAGGGCGGCCACATCGTGACGGCTACGGACGACGCGGGCCGCGCGTCGAGCATCACGGTCACGGTGAAGGCGGCGGCGACCGGTCCTGGGCCGGGCGGTGAAACCCCGGCCGACACCAAGACGGAAGCAGCCAAGCCCGCGAAGCCTGCCAAGCCGGCGAAGCCCTCCCAGGCCGCCGAGCCGGCCAAACCGTCGCAGCCGGCCAAGGCGTCCAAGCCCGCCGAGGCCTCCAAGCCCTCCAAGGCGGCCGAAGCCTCAAAGCCCGCGGAGTCCCCGGCCCGCGACGGCGCCCTGGCCCGTACCGGATCCGACTTCCCCGTGGAGCTCGTCGGCATCAGCGCCGCCGCCCTTCTCGCCGCGGGCGGTTGCACGGTGATCGCCCTGCGCCGCCGCCGCAACCATGGCTGA